One window of Populus nigra chromosome 5, ddPopNigr1.1, whole genome shotgun sequence genomic DNA carries:
- the LOC133693614 gene encoding uncharacterized protein LOC133693614, with the protein MDLPALWAIFGPGVAGAVFGAGWWFWIDAVVCSSVTVSVVHYLPGIFASIASLMFNCVRKEDIDYSPYEEGEWRLKLWLFFAYVVSFVSLAASVGLLIQDSIVKTGPSVWTGTAGILQCVFVLISGLICWTSYSE; encoded by the exons ATGGATTTGCCGGCGCTGTGGGCAATCTTCGGTCCTGGAGTCGCTGGCGCGGTATTTGGCGCGGGATGGTGGTTTTGGATCGACGCCGTCGTTTGTAGCTCTGTTACAGTCTCCGTCGTTCACTACCTCCCTG GCATATTTGCATCTATTGCTTCTCTGATGTTTAATTGCGTTAGAAAAGAGGATATTGATTACTCTCCTTACGAGGAAGGCGAGTGGAG ATTGAAGCTCTGGCTTTTCTTTGCATATGTTGTCTCCTTCGTCTCTTTAGCAGCATCAGTGGGCTTATTGATACAAGATTCCATTGTCAAAACTGGCCCTTCAGTGTGGACAGGAACTGCTGGCATCTTGCAGTGCGTGTTTGTGCTGATCAG TGGGCTAATTTGTTGGACTTCATACTCGGAATGA